A stretch of DNA from Xiphophorus maculatus strain JP 163 A chromosome 8, X_maculatus-5.0-male, whole genome shotgun sequence:
TCACCTGTtcttacatttctttatatcaggttgttgcttttttgaacatttatcCTTCTTCACATTCTTCATGGGTGTAGCTATGACTACTTGCAGCTAATAAATGAAGTAGATAGGTGGggattgcatttattttccacaCATGACCTAGTGCTGGTGTGCTAGTGGGTCTGGATGGCTTTTTCCCCCCTTagtcaataaaacattttttgaaaaattcagaatttgcacttttaattcttttttaaaagaattaagagtgacaaaaaataaaaagagaacaaaTCTAAGagggaaatataaaaattttcttaaaattttatatattttaagaaagGGACACACCgaacagactggtgacctgtcatGGGTATACCCCACCTCTCGCCTTGAACGTTAGCAGGAGATAGGCAAAAGCACCCCtgctgaccccactagggacaagggtgtaaagaAAATTGATGGATTTATGTGTagacagaacaaaaatgtttttatgtttgagaaAGTAATGACTGTGACTCAAAAATAGGAAAACAGGTTGTTTAGCTTATATTACCAAAATCCTGTTAACCTCTACCTGCATGTTCATGTTTCTTCCAAGTATCAGTTGACTAATCTGAACCATGACAGGTGGCAAATATAAGAGACACAGAAAATAACACGGCGTatctttaaaatttaataaagtgGATGGTAAACAATTTTTTCTTGTCACTACAAAACCGTTAGTAAACCAAACAACAAAGTTTCTCGGATTTCCCTTTCCTGGTACAAAACGTGAGCCGAGGCATAAAGCGAAGAAGTTTGTCTCCTACAATCTCAGATATGAGATCTGTCAAACATCTCAGTCAGGTGTAAAAGGTTACCTGAGAGACTCacccaaacaaaatcattttagtGTTGATTGGACACTGAACAGACAAAATGCTTTTCAGTAGAAATGTGGCCTCCCTAAGATCAGTGCTAAGGCAAAGGAGTGCAGAATGAAAACAGTGAATTTAATGTGTACCTACAGACGAACGTTGGATCAAACAAGGGAACTACAAAATACAATTgggtaaatgtaaataaataatcgaGATGTTAAAAAGAAGTCTGATGATTTACAGGCACATGGCAGAACTCAGCCAATCATTTCCAGCCAACATGCTTTCAATGcttttcaagtaaaaaaaaaaacagtctgcaaacaagacaaaacagtATGGAAACTAAACCgagataaaaacatataaatatcaAATGCACAGTTACGCATTTGTCacaagtgaaatgttttttttttctacaacaaTTAAAGTCTATTAGATGGATGACAAAAGGAAGATCTACAGCTTAGAAACAACTACAACAAATAGTgctttgttacaaataaaatcttctgtCACATGAAAAACTCATAAGTACAACCCTCATACAGTTACAGCACAGTAACTtgggaagtattttttttgtcactattTTGGgaagaattcagatttttctgtagGAAAGTACTGAAAGAAAGCTTTCATTTTCACTCTTTTCAGTATAGCTCCGTTAATTGTTCAGATGGCCTAATAATGTCAATTCTGCAATTTGGACAGACATGAGCGacttaaaatctattttataaaaaattggGACTATCAACAGTAAAAAATGTCAGTGAAGCTGATTCTACACTGCATTGTGATTGTGTCACAGAGaagacacatttaaaatgccaaaattgATGGTTTTAGCACAACCAGACCCTTTCTGTGTCTATTGTTATTGTTGGAAAACcttattcatgcttttatttggCAGGTTTGAAGATCAGTTTGTACACAGCAATTTTACACAGTGTTTCTTCCACATCTGTGTTAACAACCTTAATGCTGCTATATGCGCCTGCTTTGAACTGGTCTGCattcaaaagaaatatttctcaaTGCGGGAACCTagctgaatacattttaaaggacATCAACGCTTGCTACAACTGCAAGATTAACACAGGAAAAAAtagttgaatatttaatttttgcaaCTGATGCCTATTCTTTACACTGAATTGCTTTACAGACTAACACCTGGCTGAATTCCTTTCACATGTGGCTTCTGATGCAAGTCCCAGGCGAGTCATCCattaacagaaaatactttCATGTATGTAGAGCAGAGGGTTTTAGAGGTTCAAAATGACCTTAGCAAAGGCAATAAACACATACTTGTAAACCAACTCCTTATAAGCAAATACTCTGGGCTTATACACAGGCACAATGTGTGttcaatctaaaaataaatgtgcttttgtGGAGACTCCCAGATGACTCTTAGCAGGCCTCCTTGGCTTGACTTGGCACCTTGCACATCTTCAGTATCTGCTTCAAAGCTTTCTGAACATCCTCGTCCATCTGACCCTGAGAGAGACAGCACAAGCTCAGTTATTAACTGGTtaacttattttaaagttttgaattaTCTAAACTCCGAAGAATCATGTGATCTTTTCTACAATACTGCAGCTTAACAACCTTTTGAGGTCTAACTGTTACCACAAATATTCCTTCATATTAAACATTCCAGGTTTAAATTTCTCAATGCTTTTTATCTaactattacatttttaaaaaattatggaTGTAAGTAAGCTAAGTAACTGACTAATTTCCATACTCCAATACATTTCAATATTTCAATCAAATTCCACATTATATCAAAATGTCCACACTGTTTGGACATTGAATAATCcagatttataaaaactgatttgataGATTGCAGGCATTGCACTGggtgaaattattgaaaattacaaatattaactGATTTACCTGAACCGCATAGAGAAGATGCATCCTGTAGACTGACACTATTTCATCATGTTGTTTCTTTGATTCCTTCAGAGGCAACACAAGGTAAAAACTTAGTTCAAGTACACCACAGGATCAAATATTAGCATTGACAGTGAGTTGCTACGTATGACTTAAAATGAATCTTACAGCTAGCTGGTATTGAAGTTGCTTTAGCTGCTGCTGAAGCGTCTCCATCTGCTGGTTTTGCTGTTGCCTCTTGGACGGGGAGCAGGAAGTGTAGGAGAGCTGTGATAGGCTGTTCAGGGCTTCCTTTAGTTTGCCTACTTCACGAGACAAGTCATCTATCTGAAGATGGAAGAAAGCAAagatttatattattataaacattataaaGCAACAAAGAAGCTAAAAAGTGTTCTGATTAAGATTTGTTTACCTACATATGCAGCTAAAGAAAATCTATCGTTGTAAGATAACAGGAACTTCCAATCGTTAATTCTTACTTTTATAGTTTCTGATTAAGCTTTCTTTGAACTTATTTTCTGAAGTAGACGGTTCAGCTAAACAGATAATTACTGACCCTcttgttcttttctctttctgatgCCACATGATTTTCTACCAGCTGCTTGAGTTGACACACAGCATCCTGTGCCTCAGCAAGTTTGGAGGTCAGAGTCTGGTTCTCTTTCTCCCGTGACATCAAGAGCTCCTGCAGAGCTTCCCGCTCTGCACGATTATCTCGTGCCTAAAGGATGGAAGAAAGGGACAAGTTCAACATGAGAAGTTATATCAGGAAAGCATAGAGGCACAATGACTGCTCTTATGTGgatgtctttgtttcttttcctgctACCTTCTGCCACGCATCCGCTGCCTCCAGAGCCATCTCATCCTGCTTCCTTAAGGCTGCCTGAAGGAGCTGTGTCAGATGGTTCACCTCACCCTCCAGCTGCTCCCGCATGGCCTCATGATCCAGACGGGGCACTGCATCCTCCGAGGTAACGTCTTGCTCTGCATTCAGCCTGTATGacagaaatacaagaaaattaaTTAGGCTTCATGTATGCTTCTTCAGTTGGTAGGTTGTGCTTAGCaatcaaaactttgttttggaAGACCATCTTAAAGGGTATTTTTATACGTGATGTATTTATAtgtgatgtatttttcaggcacataagtgccattttataacacaatctgGAAACTATTTTAACTAATAATAGTTTGATTGACAACTGAATGACTCAAAAATTCACAAGATTGGGTACCtgaccaaaatatttaaatgcggaaacataaaaagtaaatctGCACACATAAGTAAAAGTCCAAGCAATACTTGATGAAGTCTAATGTTTCAGCCGAGCTGGTTTCCTTCAAAACAACTAACTGATTAGTGTGACGCACAgcagttaaaaacattttctagtcCCCAcccacctttttcttttttaggtttCTCTCCGTACCTCTTTTGAAAAGCCTCCACTTGTGTTGTCTTTTGATGCAGCTGTTCTCTGAGGGTTTCCAAGTCACTTTCCAGCTCCTTGATGGCATTTCCCAGAGATGACACAACCTGTGTGTGGTCGGTAAGGGTCACAGAGCTCTGTGTCTGAGCCTCGGCCTCCTGCCTCAGGCGTGTGATGTCCTCTTGAGCAGCAGAAAGCTTCCCCTCAGTCTCAGCGAGCAatgtctgcagctcctccacttTACTGCTCAGCATCTGGACTTGTTGCTCTGAAGAGACGGCTGAGGCTGAGGGTTTCTCAGCATGGGCTTCGGCCAGTTCTTTCTGAGAGGCAATCAGCTGGCTTTTGGTTTCACTGTAGGAGTGTGACAGCTCCAGCAGGCGCTGTTGCTGCCCAGCAATGACCTCATTTAAATCAGACTTCATCTCCTCAAAGTCTTTGGCTGCGGCTTCAACGGGGACCGTTCCCTTCAGGGCCTCCTATGCAACAGCAATTAGGAGATTGCAAACTGAGATAATGGCACAGTTtatgtaatttgaaaaaaatgacattcagaactaaaataagacatttgacccatttcttttttctactttgttgATAGGGCTGTATCTTGTTTTTACCTGGAGCATTCTGACTTCCTCTTGTGCCTCCTTGTAAAGCTCTTCAATCTGCGCCGACCTCTGTTCTTTTTCCTTTGCtgtcctcctctcctcctctgtcctcTGCAGCGCTTCATCCATCAGTCTGATTCGCTGAGCCGTTTCGTCTTTTTCTGACTCCAACTGGACGAGCCGCACCTTCAGCTGTTTTATCTCATGTTCCAGTTTCTCCACCTCCAGTTTCTCTGTGAACCCTTCTTCTCCCCTTCCCATCTGTGCTTTCAGATCCTCCACTTCCTCCATAGCTTGATGGTATCTCTCTTGAGTGTCTGTCAGTTTTGCCTGCAGCTCTGCTAAACTTTCCATCAACTCTTCCTCCCTTATTTTCTCTCGAACGCTTCCATCCTCATCTCTTTGTCTCTGTCTGTCAGAGTTCAGCTGAGCCTGAAGCAAGCAGTATTCTTTCTTGGTTTCAATCAGCTTTATTTGAAGGCTTTCAAGTGCTTGTTTCAAAATCCCAATTTCCTCCTTGCTCCCGCCTTCACCCCCCTCTTCCTGTAGTTTGACGGGATGCTCTCCCTCTTCCACCTGGGTTGTAGAGGCTACTTGTGCCGGTGAATGAAACTCGTCCTGTGTGGAATGGAAGGAGGAGTTGGAGGCCATGCTGTTCGGACGACTGTTCTCCTTTAGCTCATTTCCTGGAAGTGACGGAAGTCTCTGTGTGTTCAGAGGACATGAGAGTAAAAAtctatgattattatttattctaatctctttggagggaaaaaaagttattataATAGATTTTTAGATATATTGCTTTGTAAACTGAAAAGGAAAGTTAATAATTGTATCATCTGAAGCTTTGGCTTCTTAACCATTCAACCATTCTTGGTTAACATTTGCactaattacttttttgttttgtacaacCAAAACTGTTAAACTTTAAGcagaaaattttgatttttgattcagatcaaagcattttgtcaaataaaatgtcaaataaataaaaatttcaaaagtaaaaataaaaaaaactttaataaacacTAATGCCTGATGCATtgttaaattaatatattaCATATCatgtaaagctttaaaaacagtaGTGAAACCTGATTTGCTGAGTCTCTTCGTGTTCAGAAGCAACAACAGGCTCATGTAAACCATGAATGTGTCTTTCAAAACTCATCCTAAAAAGACTACTGGCAAATAtggtggtttttatttttatttttaatgaacataatttcaaatttctttaaaaatctccTTCAAACCACTCAGGTCACCATTTATCCAAACATCACCTGAGGAGCTTCAGTCAAAACTGAGAACTCATtcactatgcagatgacactgCTGTATTTATCCAGAAGGTCAAAATAACTCACTAAGTTTCTCTTTCTCTAAACTTGGATAACACAGAGGTTGATTACCTTTGCCATTGATGCCTCAGAAGCACACAGATAAAAATGTGCAGCTTCTCTGGAAagcattttttggggggggggatttcAGTAACTGTGGAGTATTCAGATTCACCCagtaaaatgcaacattttactgtttatcCCTTCTGAatcatttttcacagtttttccacaaccacaaacttcagagTATCACcaaattgtgaagtggaaggaaaataatacatctGCAGTGTAGATTTTGTAATCAGCTCTTGTCACTCTGCGTAATGTAATCTCAGAAACAATAGAGATGTTGAGTGAAAGCTATGGGGATTTGCTAGGGAACATCAACGAAGAAACAGAATCATGAACAAACTCCACATATCCAGCATAATGTGGAGCAGTTTATGGGTTAGGTTACAATATccaaagctttgaacatctgcCAGAAATGTGTTCAATTCACCATCCAACAGAGGAAAGATTATTGCAAGCCTAAACATGGCCACCTATCTAAAGTGACAAAGCAGACAAAGAGAGCGTTAAGAAGCAGCCAAAAGGCCCAAGATAACTCTTGAGGAGAAGTGAAACcatcaggtgggagaatctgtcaacaGGACATCTACTAGTTTTATCCTTGGGCCTTTATTGGACTCTATGTGTGACAGAACAccaacactgcacatcaccctgaagaATAGAAATCTTGTAAGAAAACCTGTTAGTGGCCAGAGAAGCTTATAGCCAAAAtgacaatggaatggtttagatcaaagcattttgGTCTAAACAAAGTCTAGACCTGAAAataattgagaatctgtggcaagactttcAAATTGATGTTAACAGACAGTCTATGTCTAATCTTATGAATTCTTTTGCAAAGATTTGGGAACCATAACAGTGTAGAGTTTAGTGGTCCTAAACTGTGTTAAATTAGGAAGGatcaataaaaatgcacaacCTGCTTTTTGAATATTCGGTTTTGTCAACAATGTTGAAAGTCTTGTATGattttcctttctcttcactgttatgcatttttttttccaaactggaaaggtttgagaaacataaataattaagtAGGGCAAAGTTTGAAACACTTTTCAGAAATTGGGAAAAAAGAACTTGTTCAAGTATTTCTTTCTAAGATGAACAAGTTGGGCAGTTCACAAAAATGACAGAAGATATTCCAGTTACTTTATAATGCTGCTATTAAAGTTCTTCAGAGAATAATTCAGAAAACGTGTCTCTCTTAAAGCCatcaaaagttatcaaattTTCCCtttcaatttaaatgtattacCAACAAAGTTCTATTGTACCTTAAAGATATTTTGGCtccataaaaatcaaaacttataGAGCTTTTCCATTACATTGTTTTTGGTGGATTCAAGAATTTTTCAATAACCTATAGGGATTTTAACAATCAAATCTTTCATGTTACAAAATTCCTTTTTAGGGCTAGTTTGGAGGCTCTTGACCAATTTGTTTGGTTATGCTACCTTGTGGTTGCTTTCTTTATTCTCCAGCTATGTACATCCTCAAATACAGTAACGTTAGTCATACAATCTAAAACTGAGTAAATTTGGAGAATCTATTCAGGCTTTACCACTTAAACATGAAAGTAAACAACAAAGACACACATACCTTCAGTTTGTTTGCAAGCTCCTGGTTTTCCAAAGTAAGAGAAGTAATCCTGGCTtgcagagcagaaaccagagCTGCAGACGCTGTGTGCTCGACCTGCCAACAAACATATATTCACATGCCAAAGAGACACATAAAGGTAGCATTAGGGACCTCCAGGTATCGTCAGGAAAACAACACAAGTTGCGACATGTTGTAAGCTTAGCTTAGACCTCCTTTTAAGAAGGCAGATGAGTCGGAAACATACTAAACTTAGAAAAAgaactacaaataaaacaaaaatgacaaaacaaattaactaagattatttttttgaaggttatctttaaaacagtttatgtCAAAAAGTCTTTTGATGTGGTgaataatgtcaaaatattctttaaacTCAATGAAAAATCTTGATCCAGTTAGAAAGCATTAAGAGGTATACTGTAGCTCCCAAGTGTATGGTTTAATAAACATTCAGTATGTGTTTGTAGTTCTCTACACTGTGTATTATTGCAGCCGCAATTATGTCATTCTTTGTTTAGCTCTTGTCGTCTCATTCACCCACCTGGTTTTAAAGCAGCAAAGTCAACAAGCCCCACACCGTCCATTTGTTAATCATTACCCTCACCTCCAGTTGAGGAACGGTCACCGTCTCCACTGTCTGCTTCAGGTCTTTGATTGTCTCCAGCAACATGTTTCTCTCTTCATGGAGCTTCTCAACCTCTTTCAGTGGAAATCCTGTAAACTCGTCCTCCTTTGCAATAAGGGGAGGAGACAGAAGTGAAGGGTTGTGGCAAAGAAGGGGAACAgacaaatggaaaaacttttGGCAGGCTGACCCTAAACTACAAATATAgtgtatatataatatatatagtTCACggcctttaaacatttttacatttgatcaaattataGTCAGAAACTTTAATCCAATTTATTAGGATTTCAtgtaaaagacaaacacaaagtagcacatattTGTAGTTAACTTTTGGAAAAGAGGTGTTCATTAACTCctttaacaaaaatacatctagataaaaaaaaaaacacctgccTTTTATGGTCACCTACTTAGTAAGCAGTGTTCATTTGACTCGAGTCATACAActtactgttaaataaaaaaatgcacactGCCTTTTAAGATTATTATATGTATAGAAAACGACTCGTTAATTTCCACCTGCTTCACAGATATGTGATACTTTGTGTTggatttttatataaaattctaatcaaatagactgagaaaatgtgaaaagttgaaGAGGTACGAATAACTTTGATGGCatacaacaataaactaaaaaacagaaagttctTAGCACAACCTTTTCAGTTTAGTCCTACCTTATAGTTAAATCTCTTTGGAGTGTCACCTTTGTTGGAAGCAGGAGTGCTGGTAGGCGTAACAACAGAAGGAGAGGAGGGTCCAGAATGCTGAAGGACAATCAAATACATAGTTTGAGGATAAATTTTTCCTATCTGTATAAAACCAGTTTTAGAGAAGCTCCAAGCTTGGCTGAGAATTAATTTTCATCATTAATAACTAGTTTTTCTAATATGATGGTCAGtagcaacacaaataaaacaataacaagctGGATTGCTTTGAGAAAACGGAAAGGGGGACAGAACaggaaacacaacaacaaatcaaTGACTGTAAttcattattctttttattaattcactTCAGACATGCACAGAAAGACATGCATTTACCTGCAGTGGACTATTAGGAGGTGGAGGTGCTTTTCGTTTTTTGGGAGTTGTGATCCGCTCATCACTTAGCTTAGCTACCTGATCATGCTAAGAAGCCAGCAGAAGAATCAGACAGATATTgacaaaaggagaaagaaaaatcagaggTGGGATTCAGTGCTGGTTAGTAGAAGAATGGTCAAACACGTTTTaagttttattctgaaaaatcaGGAGGTGAATCATGGAGAAAATTTTTatcactcatttcagaaagtgaaacttacATATTCATAGCTataacttcctgaaggactggtgtggacatgtccccaccaacTTTGGCCTGACAGGGACAGTCCCCACCAAtattttgttctcctttttttttttatgtgcctGCATCCATGTGCGGACAGTAACTCGGCAGCAGCTGCGCGCTGTATTCAAAGCATTAACAGCCAGTTGATGCTTTGTAAAACGTAATTcctttgtaaaacataaatggCAAGTCCGTTCATTGATCTAGTGGATTGGACATCACGTGACTTACTGTGAGCGGCAGTGCTTTACATGCGCTATTGTTTTGCATTCAGTCAGGAATATCAGTGGTGGGGAAATGACACAATCAAGCAAAGAATCCGAAAAAGGGACGAATAGTTTTGATATTGTCAATACTACGAGAGCAAGATAACAATATATTCAGAgcaatcatcaaataggatgacATATTTCATAAAGAACAGGAGccaaagtttgttaaattttaaaccaTGGCTCCTATAGcgacaattaaattaaattaaagtattgGCCAATATGAAAGAGAAATTTGCTTTGTTCTCTCTTGTATCTTTACAgtactgacagaaaccaaactatttatagatttatatgcagagagaatatatatttttacatatccaaacatcagGATGTCAactttaagccacattttatagaatccaGTAACATCAATGGTCACTCTACTCACCAACTACCCCAACCAGacccaaataaattttttcacctctttattatttgctatattaaagCAAATATATTCCGCAAATACAGACTCAttccataaattagaatatgactgTTAGTAAttccatcaccaagtgaaagacattatatagattaattggATTACGtccattttaacatatttatttttcgtagtatgtttaatacctgttaaaaagttatttttgaaaggtACTCTTAATCTGACAAGCCTGATCAATATAtatatcctaatttattgaataagactGTATGGCATTCACATGTAAGTTTTGGAATTATTCTTAgcactaaaaaagaaaaggccttCCAGTAACTGGGTGCATCAGAAACCCCCCGCCCTCCCGCTCCTCCTCGTCCCCACCAgcttgcaacacaaagttacaccctTGATGCAGATGTAAATATGAGCTCTATAATCACACATTTCTGTAAgctttaaaatttcatttataaGAACGTTATAATCAGCGTAGCACTGAAGTGTTTAGAGGTAGGTTAGAGCAAGCAGATTATCACTTGTACTTGATAATCTATGCAcgttcaaatattttagtagcTTTGTAGAGTAAATGAGCAGATGTTAAGCGTCACAGATATTTTACCTGAGGACTTCTTGGAGACTTGGAATCTGTCAGGGGGgtcagtaaaaacaacaaatgagcATTTTGAAAACAGGAGGAGAAAGTGCAGTATGTAGAGAAGTCACAAAGCACAGGACAGTGAGATCCTCTACAGATGAGAGTGTTTTTGTTGACATTATGCCCATGTATATTTGGCTTATCAAAAATGCTTATTTGCGTAACCAGGGGTTGGGGTCacaaatttcagagttttggcATCCAGAGCTGAAAGTTTAAGCAAACACTTCAATAAATCACACTAGAAACACTAACAGTAACCACAGTATAACAGTAGATGGCAGTGTTGCTATCATGTTGAAACCTTAGCAAAAATCTGAGTGCAGTTTCCTGATTCATGGGAAAGCTTGAAACCTAAATTTTGGTTCTATTTAAAGAACAGtcaatgaaagtaaaatatcaaTTAAGCCAGGTTACATTAAAAATCGATGTTGAAATACTGTATACACACTGCCtgtgtattttttgtgaatAGTAGTTTTATTCTTAAGTCTTACCCAAAAGTGGATGTCTGTTCAGAGCAGCCAAGAGGGCAGTCTGGGCTTCAGAGCTGCCCAACATCTTGGTATGGTGTACAACATCATGGCCCTCTGAATCTACAGCGGACAGGTCTGCTCCTTTCTGAGCTAAAACCTCTACCGCAGCTACTGCGTTGGATTCAGCTGCAAGTATCAAAGCAGTCCTACAACATGGACAGACCTTGTGTCAAAGCACGAAAGTGCAAATGAAAACTTCCAGCTATgtgcaagaaaatgttttatgaatatCTAAACTGCTTCCTAGTGtgtgttaaattattatttctttaccTGCCACAGTTGTCAGGAGTGTTGATTTCAGCACCACAGTCTATCAGAGTGCTGCACACCTCAGGATGACTGTGTTTGGCTGACAGCATCAAGGGAGTGAGGCCATCCTTTGAGACAGACAAACATTGCAAACACTCAACCTTGTCATACTGAACATATTATAGATTTCAACTGCTAAATGCAAACATCTATAAACCACTGTGGTCTTTGTCATGAGCATGCCAACTGTCTGTGTGGTGAGAAAACTTAGAGCTATGTGAAAAAGAATCAATGTGACCTGTTGCAAATGAATATCACAGATCTCACATGTcaaatttactgtttttttttaatggtctgGACATTGTTCAACCTTAAATTCTGCAAATGTATAGGAAACACCTTTaacttttgtgttatttttatttgaattggcATATTCTAAAATTATTAGAACAAAAACTAGTTCATAAGCTCAGGAATGTAcatattttccacaaaacaaagtattttttctattattttgtcTAGCAAAGTGCAGAAAAGAGTTTGACTGTCTTCCTCTGTACTAAATAGTAAATAGTTCGGtgtattaaactttaaattaatactCCATAATGGTTGTATGgaaatacagtgaaccctcgcttttcgcgggggttgcgttccgaaaagaacccgtgataggcgaaatccgtgaagtagttacctttatttttttacaattattatacagcataattaaatactctacattgaaaccaaagaacaaaacctgttttcaggcctaagcattttttttaacaaatagaacgctttcttacaaataactacagtaaaataatcattgtaATCATCAATGCGTACAGTAGGAGaaattgtgactcgcgtatttcactgttccactgactgtgacgctgcggcctgactccgctctctagtgtcttttccttctgaagcctgtggtgcaggtgtgttttttcgagagaagaacatagttatcggtagttgttgtcgctcttttttcttctgggcaaaaacatttgccgagctgtatatttaaataccgtaacgttattggcacacaggtagagaagaagtgcggagactgtttagccaatcag
This window harbors:
- the rai14 gene encoding ankycorbin isoform X3 — encoded protein: MQLHVAAARGLTECLSVMLAHGADLSVTDAAGFTPLHLAAKNNHLECCRRLIQSKCPVDPADSSGRTALHHAAAGGNVQIVQLLCELKTPINQKDIDGLTPLMLSAKHSHPEVCSTLIDCGAEINTPDNCGRTALILAAESNAVAAVEVLAQKGADLSAVDSEGHDVVHHTKMLGSSEAQTALLAALNRHPLLDSKSPRSPQHDQVAKLSDERITTPKKRKAPPPPNSPLQHSGPSSPSVVTPTSTPASNKGDTPKRFNYKEDEFTGFPLKEVEKLHEERNMLLETIKDLKQTVETVTVPQLEVEHTASAALVSALQARITSLTLENQELANKLKRLPSLPGNELKENSRPNSMASNSSFHSTQDEFHSPAQVASTTQVEEGEHPVKLQEEGGEGGSKEEIGILKQALESLQIKLIETKKEYCLLQAQLNSDRQRQRDEDGSVREKIREEELMESLAELQAKLTDTQERYHQAMEEVEDLKAQMGRGEEGFTEKLEVEKLEHEIKQLKVRLVQLESEKDETAQRIRLMDEALQRTEEERRTAKEKEQRSAQIEELYKEAQEEVRMLQEALKGTVPVEAAAKDFEEMKSDLNEVIAGQQQRLLELSHSYSETKSQLIASQKELAEAHAEKPSASAVSSEQQVQMLSSKVEELQTLLAETEGKLSAAQEDITRLRQEAEAQTQSSVTLTDHTQVVSSLGNAIKELESDLETLREQLHQKTTQVEAFQKRLNAEQDVTSEDAVPRLDHEAMREQLEGEVNHLTQLLQAALRKQDEMALEAADAWQKARDNRAEREALQELLMSREKENQTLTSKLAEAQDAVCQLKQLVENHVASEREKNKRIDDLSREVGKLKEALNSLSQLSYTSCSPSKRQQQNQQMETLQQQLKQLQYQLAESKKQHDEIVSVYRMHLLYAVQGQMDEDVQKALKQILKMCKVPSQAKEAC
- the rai14 gene encoding ankycorbin isoform X1, coding for MKSLKAKFRKTDVNEWNKNDERLLAAVEHGEVDKVVSLLTKKGANAAKLDGEGKSALHVAAARGLTECLSVMLAHGADLSVTDAAGFTPLHLAAKNNHLECCRRLIQSKCPVDPADSSGRTALHHAAAGGNVQIVQLLCELKTPINQKDIDGLTPLMLSAKHSHPEVCSTLIDCGAEINTPDNCGRTALILAAESNAVAAVEVLAQKGADLSAVDSEGHDVVHHTKMLGSSEAQTALLAALNRHPLLDSKSPRSPQHDQVAKLSDERITTPKKRKAPPPPNSPLQHSGPSSPSVVTPTSTPASNKGDTPKRFNYKEDEFTGFPLKEVEKLHEERNMLLETIKDLKQTVETVTVPQLEVEHTASAALVSALQARITSLTLENQELANKLKRLPSLPGNELKENSRPNSMASNSSFHSTQDEFHSPAQVASTTQVEEGEHPVKLQEEGGEGGSKEEIGILKQALESLQIKLIETKKEYCLLQAQLNSDRQRQRDEDGSVREKIREEELMESLAELQAKLTDTQERYHQAMEEVEDLKAQMGRGEEGFTEKLEVEKLEHEIKQLKVRLVQLESEKDETAQRIRLMDEALQRTEEERRTAKEKEQRSAQIEELYKEAQEEVRMLQEALKGTVPVEAAAKDFEEMKSDLNEVIAGQQQRLLELSHSYSETKSQLIASQKELAEAHAEKPSASAVSSEQQVQMLSSKVEELQTLLAETEGKLSAAQEDITRLRQEAEAQTQSSVTLTDHTQVVSSLGNAIKELESDLETLREQLHQKTTQVEAFQKRLNAEQDVTSEDAVPRLDHEAMREQLEGEVNHLTQLLQAALRKQDEMALEAADAWQKARDNRAEREALQELLMSREKENQTLTSKLAEAQDAVCQLKQLVENHVASEREKNKRIDDLSREVGKLKEALNSLSQLSYTSCSPSKRQQQNQQMETLQQQLKQLQYQLAESKKQHDEIVSVYRMHLLYAVQGQMDEDVQKALKQILKMCKVPSQAKEAC